A DNA window from Luteolibacter luteus contains the following coding sequences:
- a CDS encoding arylsulfatase, whose translation MKSTFTRRSTTFFLTVGIAILPGIRAQEAPSTGIPYPPPPFEGKIGKTYKESEPAWPKIPTAAKDAPNVLIILLDDVGFGQTSTFGGLIPTPNLDKLASEGLRYNRFHTTAICGPSRAALLTGRNHHQAGNGFLMEWATGFPSYTTMIPKTTATVAEVLKDNGYTTWWFGKNHNTPDWETGPTGPFDRWPTGLGFDYFYGFNAGETHQFYPVVFENTTAAEPDKTPEQGYHFMTDMTDRAIAKMRYGKSVAPEKPFFMYFAPGAMHAPHHVTKEWRDKFKGKFDMGWEKYREVVYQNQLKMGVIPPDTKLTPRPEWVPAWDTLSAEQKKLYCALFENYAGFFSFADHEVGRLLDAVKELPDAENTLILYLVGDNGASSEGGPDGTLDEIRSLNGINSTIEENLAGLDKLGGPETEPHYPVGWAWAGNTPFQWVKQVASHLGGSRNPMVVSWPAKIKHDDKPRDCFLHLVDVMPTILEVAHVEMPEVVDGIKQLPLAGKSFLGSFTDASFKGRDEQYFEILSNRSIYSGGWKANAQHTLPWRQDLAPGNWDKDKWELYNLNEDFSEAENLAEKMPDKLAEMKAKFDAAAEKYDVYPLDDRGAARLFEPKPPPPGSDPKATSFIYYPGAVRLAENAAPPMKNRSWTLTAKIDAQGVKTQGVILGFGGVAAGISAYVKDGVPVFAYNYFEKETRVKGNKTLPEGEATLEFDFVYAGGGLGKAADLVIKLDGEEIGRGKCEQTVAGRFGIDTFGIGEDTGQPVVPDYQTPFKFTGGIEKVVIDVK comes from the coding sequence ATGAAATCGACATTCACCAGGCGGTCGACGACTTTCTTCCTCACCGTGGGGATCGCGATCCTTCCCGGAATCCGGGCCCAGGAAGCGCCATCGACCGGCATCCCTTATCCTCCGCCGCCCTTCGAGGGAAAGATTGGAAAGACCTACAAGGAATCCGAGCCCGCGTGGCCGAAGATCCCGACCGCTGCGAAGGACGCTCCGAATGTGCTCATCATCCTGCTCGATGATGTCGGCTTCGGCCAGACCTCGACGTTCGGCGGACTGATCCCGACGCCGAATCTCGACAAGCTCGCTTCCGAGGGCCTGCGCTACAACCGCTTTCACACCACCGCGATCTGCGGTCCATCGCGCGCTGCACTGTTGACCGGGCGAAATCATCATCAAGCCGGGAATGGCTTTCTGATGGAGTGGGCCACTGGCTTTCCCAGCTACACCACCATGATCCCGAAGACCACGGCCACCGTCGCCGAGGTGCTGAAGGACAATGGCTACACGACCTGGTGGTTCGGAAAGAACCACAACACGCCGGATTGGGAAACCGGGCCCACCGGCCCCTTCGACCGCTGGCCCACCGGCCTGGGCTTCGATTACTTCTACGGCTTCAATGCGGGGGAGACGCACCAGTTCTACCCCGTGGTCTTCGAGAACACGACGGCGGCGGAGCCGGACAAGACCCCGGAGCAGGGCTACCACTTCATGACCGACATGACCGATCGCGCGATCGCGAAGATGCGCTACGGGAAGTCGGTCGCGCCTGAAAAGCCCTTCTTCATGTACTTCGCCCCCGGAGCGATGCATGCGCCCCACCACGTCACGAAGGAGTGGCGGGACAAGTTCAAGGGCAAGTTCGACATGGGCTGGGAGAAGTACCGCGAGGTCGTCTACCAGAACCAACTGAAGATGGGCGTCATCCCGCCCGACACGAAGCTCACGCCACGACCGGAGTGGGTGCCTGCCTGGGACACTCTCTCGGCGGAGCAAAAGAAGCTCTACTGTGCCTTGTTCGAGAACTACGCGGGCTTCTTCTCCTTCGCGGACCATGAGGTCGGTCGCTTGCTCGATGCCGTGAAGGAATTGCCCGATGCGGAGAACACGCTGATCCTTTACCTCGTCGGCGACAACGGCGCTTCCTCGGAGGGTGGCCCGGATGGCACGCTGGACGAGATCAGGTCGCTCAATGGCATCAATAGCACCATTGAGGAAAACCTGGCCGGTCTCGACAAGCTCGGCGGACCCGAGACCGAGCCACACTATCCCGTAGGCTGGGCATGGGCGGGGAATACACCCTTCCAATGGGTCAAGCAGGTGGCTTCCCACCTTGGAGGAAGCCGGAATCCGATGGTCGTGAGCTGGCCTGCGAAGATCAAACACGACGACAAGCCGCGCGATTGCTTCCTGCACCTCGTCGATGTGATGCCGACCATCCTTGAAGTCGCCCACGTGGAGATGCCGGAGGTTGTCGATGGTATCAAGCAGTTGCCGCTCGCTGGTAAGTCTTTCCTTGGCAGCTTCACAGACGCTTCCTTCAAGGGGCGAGACGAGCAGTACTTCGAGATTCTCAGCAACCGCTCGATTTATTCCGGAGGTTGGAAAGCCAATGCCCAGCACACGCTGCCGTGGCGGCAGGATCTCGCTCCGGGAAATTGGGACAAGGACAAGTGGGAGCTCTACAACTTGAACGAGGACTTCTCCGAAGCGGAGAACCTCGCGGAGAAGATGCCGGACAAGCTCGCCGAGATGAAGGCGAAGTTCGATGCTGCGGCGGAGAAGTATGACGTCTATCCTCTGGACGACCGTGGTGCGGCCCGGCTCTTCGAACCTAAGCCACCGCCACCCGGATCCGACCCTAAGGCGACGAGCTTCATCTATTATCCCGGTGCGGTCCGGCTCGCGGAGAATGCGGCACCGCCAATGAAGAATCGTAGTTGGACGCTCACGGCGAAGATAGATGCCCAAGGCGTGAAGACGCAGGGAGTGATCCTCGGCTTTGGCGGTGTAGCAGCCGGAATCTCGGCCTACGTCAAGGACGGCGTCCCGGTCTTTGCCTACAACTACTTTGAAAAGGAGACCCGGGTGAAGGGCAACAAGACGCTTCCCGAAGGTGAAGCAACGCTCGAATTTGACTTCGTCTATGCGGGTGGGGGATTGGGCAAAGCCGCCGATCTCGTGATCAAGTTGGACGGGGAGGAGATCGGCCGCGGCAAGTGCGAGCAAACCGTCGCCGGCCGCTTCGGCATCGATACCTTCGGTATCGGCGAGGATACAGGTCAACCCGTCGTCCCCGACTATCAGACGCCCTTCAAGTTCACGGGCGGGATCGAGAAAGTGGTGATCGATGTGAAGTGA
- a CDS encoding arylsulfatase has product MKNPITLLLLAGAITLPLLSQEKAPNAFSMPPQDKPYLEPAFPRPEQEKAAAEKLAALEKKTGRKPNVLIILVDDMGWGDPGCFGGGPLIGAPTPNIDKLATEGLKLINVYSQPTCTPSRAALMTGRIPTRSGLTRPTLSGEKPKVNPWADEVTTAKLLSEAGYRTCLSGKWHLGEGEGSYPHQCGYDEYYGILSVISDLSQQFDKRLYPDLVLRPERLAALQELSEPAITKGVKGGKLEIAEKLTSSEELGQIDQKFIAYSEEFIRRMAKEEKPFYLYHSLGRLHNDSYPAKGYEGKSPAGFPQRDALVETDDIVGRLIAALKETGQLENTFVFFTSDNGGNEDLMPDSSYQPFRGGKGSTWEGGVRVPGIAYWPGMIAPGRVSEGLFDLCDMFNTPLALAGITEKIPSERYIDGIDQSSFLLADDGKSKRDAVFVYAENDLMAVRWMEYKVHFKVFINQAAHRNLDESIVTNLGMAPWVYNLYMDPKEQSSQGHSRFEWGLPQVLQRAGRHGATFANYPRKDIGLKKPGG; this is encoded by the coding sequence ATGAAGAACCCAATCACCTTATTGCTCCTCGCAGGAGCAATAACCCTGCCCCTGCTCTCCCAGGAGAAGGCTCCCAATGCCTTCTCCATGCCACCGCAGGACAAGCCCTACCTTGAACCTGCCTTCCCGCGTCCGGAGCAGGAGAAGGCCGCTGCGGAGAAACTCGCGGCGCTGGAGAAGAAGACCGGGCGGAAGCCGAATGTCCTCATCATCCTCGTGGATGACATGGGCTGGGGTGATCCGGGCTGCTTCGGCGGCGGACCGCTCATCGGGGCACCCACGCCGAATATCGACAAGCTGGCCACAGAGGGCCTGAAGCTCATCAATGTCTATTCCCAGCCGACTTGCACGCCGAGCCGTGCCGCGTTGATGACCGGGCGCATTCCCACGCGCAGCGGCCTGACCCGCCCCACGCTCAGCGGAGAGAAACCGAAGGTGAATCCTTGGGCCGATGAGGTCACCACCGCCAAGCTCTTGTCGGAGGCCGGATACCGCACTTGCCTTTCCGGGAAGTGGCATCTGGGCGAGGGGGAGGGAAGCTATCCTCACCAGTGCGGCTATGATGAGTACTATGGCATCCTTTCGGTCATCAGCGACCTGAGCCAGCAATTCGACAAGCGGCTCTATCCGGATCTGGTGTTACGCCCGGAGCGTCTCGCAGCGCTGCAGGAGCTAAGCGAGCCTGCCATCACGAAGGGCGTGAAAGGTGGGAAGCTGGAGATCGCGGAGAAGCTCACGAGCAGTGAAGAGCTCGGCCAGATCGATCAGAAGTTCATCGCTTATTCGGAGGAGTTCATCCGGCGCATGGCGAAGGAGGAAAAGCCCTTCTATCTCTATCACTCGCTGGGAAGACTTCACAACGACAGCTACCCGGCAAAGGGCTACGAGGGGAAAAGTCCCGCGGGCTTTCCGCAGCGGGATGCGCTGGTGGAGACCGACGACATTGTGGGTCGCCTGATCGCCGCGCTCAAGGAAACGGGCCAGCTTGAGAATACCTTTGTCTTCTTCACTTCCGACAATGGTGGCAATGAGGACCTGATGCCGGACTCCAGCTACCAGCCCTTCCGCGGTGGAAAGGGCAGCACTTGGGAAGGTGGCGTCCGCGTTCCCGGGATCGCCTATTGGCCGGGCATGATCGCTCCCGGCCGCGTGAGCGAGGGGCTCTTCGATCTCTGCGACATGTTCAATACCCCGCTCGCACTCGCCGGGATCACCGAGAAAATCCCTTCCGAGCGCTACATCGATGGCATCGACCAGAGCTCCTTCCTCCTGGCGGACGATGGCAAGTCAAAGCGGGATGCCGTCTTCGTCTATGCGGAGAATGACCTGATGGCCGTCCGCTGGATGGAATACAAGGTCCACTTCAAGGTCTTCATCAATCAGGCCGCGCACCGGAATCTGGACGAGAGTATCGTGACCAATCTGGGCATGGCCCCATGGGTCTACAATCTCTACATGGACCCGAAGGAGCAGAGCAGCCAAGGCCACTCCCGTTTCGAGTGGGGCCTTCCTCAGGTCCTCCAGCGTGCCGGGCGTCACGGTGCCACCTTCGCGAACTACCCTCGCAAGGACATCGGGCTGAAGAAGCCCGGCGGCTGA
- a CDS encoding arylsulfatase — translation MRTNPHYSGLVIAATLVAAAVANAQDKKPNILVIWGDDIGTWNTSFWSRGMMGYETPNIDRIAKEGVAFTDYYGQQSCTAGRAAFIGGNVPVRTGMTKVGMPGAKEGWQKTDVTMATVLKSQGYATGQFGKNHQGDRDEHLPTQHGFDEFMGNLYHLNAEEEPEQEDYPGDMIMADGKTFLQKFGPRGVIHSYADGKVEDTGPLTKKRMETVDDETMAAAKDFMQRQIKADKPFFVWYNTTRMHFRTHVRAEHRHKGNDEYTDGMIEHDNQVGEMLKFLDDNKLTDNTLVVYSTDNAPHFNTWPDGGMVPFRSEKNSNWEGAYRVPCYVRWPGHIPAGVVLNGIVAHEDWLPTFAAIAGAPDIKEKLAAGVELNGRKYRNYIDGHNQLDYITGKAKDSPRREFMYVNDDGQIVAIRYDAWKAVFLENRGMAFEVWREPFIELRVPLLFNLRRDPFEKAQHSANVYNDWFLNRVYLLVPMQAYAGQFLKTMVDYPPSQTPGSFNLEKVQKQIEASMGGK, via the coding sequence ATGAGAACGAATCCTCACTACAGCGGGCTTGTGATCGCCGCCACCCTGGTGGCTGCGGCGGTCGCCAACGCCCAGGACAAGAAACCCAATATCCTCGTCATCTGGGGCGACGACATCGGCACCTGGAATACGAGCTTCTGGAGCCGAGGCATGATGGGCTACGAGACGCCCAATATCGACCGCATCGCGAAGGAAGGCGTCGCCTTTACCGATTACTATGGCCAGCAGTCCTGCACCGCCGGTCGCGCTGCCTTCATCGGGGGAAATGTCCCGGTTCGCACCGGCATGACCAAGGTCGGCATGCCTGGAGCAAAGGAAGGCTGGCAGAAGACCGATGTCACTATGGCCACGGTGCTGAAGTCACAGGGCTATGCTACCGGGCAGTTCGGCAAGAACCACCAGGGCGACCGCGACGAGCACCTGCCGACGCAGCACGGCTTCGATGAGTTCATGGGCAATCTCTATCACCTCAATGCCGAGGAGGAGCCGGAGCAGGAGGATTACCCGGGAGACATGATCATGGCGGACGGCAAGACCTTCCTCCAGAAGTTCGGTCCCCGCGGCGTGATCCATTCCTATGCCGATGGCAAGGTCGAGGACACCGGCCCGCTGACGAAGAAGCGGATGGAAACGGTGGACGATGAGACCATGGCCGCTGCCAAGGACTTCATGCAGCGCCAGATCAAGGCGGATAAGCCCTTCTTCGTCTGGTACAACACCACGCGCATGCACTTCCGCACTCACGTGCGGGCCGAGCACCGCCACAAGGGGAATGACGAGTACACCGACGGCATGATCGAGCACGATAACCAGGTCGGCGAGATGCTGAAGTTCCTCGATGACAACAAGCTCACCGACAACACGCTCGTTGTTTACTCCACCGACAACGCCCCGCACTTCAATACCTGGCCGGATGGCGGCATGGTGCCCTTCCGCAGCGAGAAGAATTCTAACTGGGAAGGCGCCTATCGCGTGCCCTGCTATGTGCGCTGGCCCGGACACATCCCGGCGGGAGTGGTGCTGAATGGCATCGTGGCCCACGAGGACTGGCTGCCGACCTTCGCCGCCATCGCGGGTGCTCCGGATATCAAGGAGAAGCTCGCCGCCGGCGTGGAGCTGAATGGCCGCAAGTATCGCAACTACATCGACGGTCACAACCAGCTCGACTACATCACCGGCAAGGCCAAGGACTCGCCGCGCCGCGAGTTCATGTATGTGAATGACGACGGTCAGATCGTCGCCATCCGCTATGATGCTTGGAAGGCGGTCTTCCTCGAAAATCGCGGCATGGCCTTCGAGGTATGGCGCGAGCCCTTCATCGAGCTCCGCGTGCCGCTGCTCTTCAACCTGCGCCGCGATCCCTTCGAAAAGGCCCAGCACAGCGCGAACGTCTACAACGATTGGTTCCTGAACCGTGTCTACCTGCTGGTGCCGATGCAGGCGTATGCAGGCCAGTTCCTGAAAACCATGGTCGATTACCCGCCCAGCCAGACGCCCGGCTCCTTCAATCTTGAGAAGGTCCAGAAGCAGATCGAGGCCTCCATGGGGGGCAAATAA
- a CDS encoding HAD family hydrolase, with protein sequence MKAIASFILPVLMLVARAAEPLPSWNDTETRKSIIAFVEKTATEGSSDFVPVPERIAVFDNDGTLWSEQPMYFQLAFVIDRVKALAPDHPEWKEKEPFASLLKGDAKGVAASGQKGLMELLAVTHTGMTIGEFETIVTAWLATAKHPKSGRPYTEMVFQPMVELLGYLREKGYKTFIVSGGGIEFMRPWTEKVYGIPPEQVVGSSGKLKYEMKDGKPVLTKLPEIDLIDDKEGKPVGIQSHIGRRPIFAAGNSDGDFQMLEWTTSGKGPRFGLIVHHTDAEREYAYDRDSHFGKLDKAMDEAPKRGWVLVDMKKDWATIYPEK encoded by the coding sequence ATGAAAGCCATCGCGTCATTCATCCTGCCCGTGCTCATGCTTGTCGCACGGGCCGCCGAGCCGCTGCCGTCCTGGAACGACACGGAGACCCGGAAGTCGATCATTGCCTTTGTCGAGAAGACTGCCACGGAGGGCTCCTCCGATTTCGTGCCCGTGCCGGAGCGCATCGCCGTCTTCGACAATGATGGCACTCTGTGGAGCGAGCAGCCGATGTATTTCCAGCTCGCCTTCGTGATCGATCGGGTGAAGGCGCTCGCCCCGGATCATCCGGAGTGGAAGGAGAAGGAACCCTTTGCCTCGCTTTTGAAAGGGGATGCCAAGGGCGTCGCCGCCTCCGGTCAGAAGGGCCTGATGGAGCTGCTCGCGGTGACGCATACCGGCATGACCATCGGCGAGTTCGAGACCATCGTCACCGCATGGCTCGCCACCGCGAAGCACCCGAAGAGCGGGAGGCCCTACACCGAGATGGTCTTCCAACCGATGGTCGAGCTGCTCGGCTATCTCCGTGAAAAAGGCTACAAGACCTTCATCGTCTCCGGCGGCGGCATCGAGTTCATGCGCCCGTGGACGGAGAAGGTCTACGGCATCCCGCCGGAGCAGGTGGTCGGCAGCAGCGGCAAGCTGAAGTACGAGATGAAGGACGGGAAGCCGGTGCTGACCAAGCTGCCGGAGATCGATCTCATCGACGACAAGGAAGGGAAGCCCGTCGGCATCCAGAGTCACATCGGCAGGCGGCCCATTTTCGCCGCGGGGAACTCTGATGGCGATTTCCAGATGCTCGAATGGACGACCAGCGGAAAGGGGCCTCGCTTCGGTCTCATCGTCCATCACACCGATGCCGAGCGGGAGTATGCCTACGACCGCGATTCTCACTTCGGCAAGTTGGACAAGGCGATGGATGAAGCGCCGAAGCGCGGCTGGGTCCTCGTCGACATGAAGAAGGACTGGGCAACGATCTATCCTGAGAAATAG
- a CDS encoding HdeD family acid-resistance protein — translation MNTTLLHLLSRNWGWILLRGILAILFGLMAFGWPLLTLQVLVLLYGAYVLVDGVISLIAAIRGGTFAPRWWLALVGVIGLLAGIALFLWPGLGALALLMFIGAVAIVRGIFEIAGAVALRREIRGEWMLILSGLASILFGAVVMLFPGAGAVGMVWLIAAYSIAFGLILCVLAFRLRSHGKPRHQPA, via the coding sequence ATGAACACCACCTTGCTACACCTGCTATCGAGGAACTGGGGTTGGATCCTGCTGCGCGGCATCCTTGCCATCCTCTTCGGCTTGATGGCCTTCGGCTGGCCGCTGCTGACGCTTCAGGTGCTGGTGCTACTATATGGGGCTTACGTGCTGGTGGATGGGGTGATCTCCCTGATCGCGGCGATCCGCGGCGGGACCTTCGCCCCGCGCTGGTGGCTTGCCCTCGTGGGGGTGATCGGCCTGCTGGCGGGCATCGCTCTCTTCCTATGGCCGGGTCTGGGCGCGCTGGCTTTGCTGATGTTCATCGGCGCGGTGGCGATCGTGCGGGGCATATTCGAGATCGCCGGGGCCGTCGCCCTGCGGAGAGAGATCCGGGGAGAGTGGATGCTGATTCTCAGCGGGCTCGCCTCGATCCTTTTCGGTGCGGTGGTGATGCTTTTTCCAGGTGCCGGTGCCGTGGGGATGGTCTGGCTAATCGCCGCCTACTCCATCGCCTTCGGGCTCATCCTCTGCGTGCTCGCATTCCGCCTCCGGTCCCACGGCAAGCCTCGGCACCAGCCCGCATAG
- a CDS encoding DUF1254 domain-containing protein: MKLSLLAMGLLFGGSLLSSLHAADAPALSAQEAEAIAQEAYIYFYPLVTMDVTRKQFINLDVKSSPFGGVPNAFTHVRAFPTADLRAVVRPNFDTLYSSAWLDLSAGPVVVSTADTGGRYFLLPMLDLWSDVFAVPGKRTSGTGAANYAVVPPGWRGELPEGLERIDSPTQWVWIIGRTQTNGPKDYEAVHKVQDGYKITQLADWGKPPRPVEQKIDPSVDTKTEPLKQVNEMPALEYFKYGAALMKENPPHLTDWSILARMKRIGIEPGKDLDESKAGAAVFQKGATEGLKLMVEKLPTLARVTNGWQMNTDTMGVYGNFYLKRAIVAMAGLGANQPDDAIYPLNVTDAEGKAVTAENNYVLHFEKSELPPAGAFWSLTMYDAEGFQIANPLNRFAIGDRDALKFNADGSLDLLIQHESPGADKESNWLPAPQSGALGLTLRLYNPRPQALDGRWNPPALRKAK, translated from the coding sequence ATGAAACTTTCACTTCTCGCAATGGGCCTGCTTTTCGGAGGCAGCCTGCTTTCCTCCCTGCACGCAGCCGATGCGCCAGCGCTCTCCGCCCAAGAAGCGGAGGCCATCGCGCAGGAGGCCTACATCTATTTCTATCCGCTCGTCACGATGGATGTGACGCGCAAGCAGTTCATCAATCTCGATGTAAAGAGCAGCCCCTTCGGCGGCGTACCGAATGCCTTCACCCACGTCCGCGCATTCCCCACAGCGGACCTGCGCGCGGTGGTCCGACCGAACTTCGATACCCTTTATTCCAGCGCCTGGCTGGACCTTTCCGCGGGCCCGGTGGTGGTCTCCACCGCGGACACCGGTGGCCGCTATTTCCTGCTGCCGATGCTCGATCTGTGGTCGGATGTCTTCGCCGTGCCGGGCAAGCGGACCAGCGGCACCGGCGCCGCGAACTATGCCGTCGTTCCGCCAGGCTGGCGGGGCGAACTGCCGGAGGGCCTCGAGCGCATCGATTCCCCGACGCAGTGGGTCTGGATCATCGGGCGCACCCAGACGAATGGACCGAAGGACTACGAGGCGGTCCACAAGGTTCAGGATGGATACAAGATCACTCAACTCGCCGATTGGGGAAAGCCGCCGCGCCCTGTGGAGCAGAAGATCGATCCCTCCGTCGACACCAAGACCGAACCTCTCAAGCAGGTGAACGAGATGCCCGCGCTGGAATACTTCAAATACGGCGCCGCCCTGATGAAGGAAAACCCGCCGCACCTCACCGATTGGTCCATCCTTGCGCGCATGAAGCGCATCGGCATCGAGCCTGGAAAGGACCTCGATGAAAGCAAGGCCGGGGCCGCCGTTTTCCAGAAGGGCGCGACAGAGGGCCTCAAGCTGATGGTGGAGAAGCTCCCCACTCTCGCCCGTGTCACCAACGGCTGGCAGATGAATACCGACACCATGGGTGTCTACGGGAACTTCTACCTCAAGCGCGCCATCGTCGCGATGGCCGGCCTCGGGGCCAACCAGCCGGACGACGCCATCTATCCGCTCAATGTCACCGATGCCGAGGGCAAGGCGGTCACGGCGGAGAACAACTACGTCCTCCACTTTGAGAAAAGCGAGCTGCCGCCGGCCGGTGCCTTCTGGTCGCTCACCATGTATGACGCCGAGGGCTTTCAAATCGCGAATCCCCTCAACCGCTTCGCCATCGGCGACCGCGATGCGCTCAAGTTCAACGCCGACGGCTCGCTCGATCTCCTCATCCAGCACGAAAGCCCCGGTGCCGACAAGGAGTCGAACTGGCTGCCCGCACCCCAGAGCGGCGCGCTCGGCCTGACACTGCGGCTCTACAATCCGAGGCCCCAGGCGCTCGATGGCCGCTGGAATCCGCCGGCGCTGCGGAAGGCGAAATGA
- a CDS encoding DUF1254 domain-containing protein — MKTLTSLLLATLSFAAGANAQGGDIVNNGAPARRATEAVIWGIPLVNYDRMLQAAIENGGAPNQVIYWSQPVNSKNQTLTPNPDTIYLNPFYDTRKGPVVLEIPPAGDDGVIVGSVDISWQNALIDVGPAGADKGKGGKYLITPPGHKEKPPKGYIVLPSDTYLGFVILRSNFKSRSPEDIAAAVAHGKKIKFYPLGASPDSTVFVDVHGKDFDSTIPYDLRFFEGLDRMVQIEPWQERDRLMIPMLKSIGIEKGKPFHPDGAMKKILGEAIKDAHAEITASYESNFADAFYPGTHWAVPVPQDTIKGMNTMFEDPDVYAIDGRAVMYSIAYFSPKHLGPAQFYVLTIKDGKGGAFDGKETYKLTVPADAPAKQYWSVTAYDAETHALIKGMPRASRASNVKELQKNSDGSTDLYFGPQAPEGKESNWVPTDPQRGFELMFRIYGPDPAFFEKKWKLPDAVKVEN; from the coding sequence ATGAAAACCCTCACATCGCTCCTTCTGGCCACCCTGTCCTTCGCCGCCGGGGCAAATGCCCAGGGCGGGGACATTGTGAACAACGGAGCTCCCGCGCGCCGCGCCACCGAGGCCGTCATCTGGGGCATCCCGCTCGTGAACTACGACCGCATGCTCCAGGCCGCGATCGAGAATGGCGGCGCGCCAAACCAGGTCATCTACTGGTCCCAGCCGGTCAACTCGAAGAACCAGACGCTCACGCCGAATCCGGATACCATTTACCTGAATCCCTTCTACGACACGCGGAAGGGTCCGGTGGTGCTGGAGATCCCGCCCGCGGGTGATGATGGCGTCATCGTCGGCAGCGTGGACATCTCCTGGCAGAATGCGCTGATCGACGTGGGTCCCGCCGGGGCCGACAAGGGGAAGGGGGGCAAGTACCTGATCACGCCGCCGGGCCACAAGGAGAAGCCGCCGAAGGGTTACATCGTCCTGCCTTCGGACACCTATCTCGGCTTCGTCATCCTGCGTTCGAACTTCAAGAGCCGCAGCCCGGAGGACATCGCCGCCGCGGTCGCCCATGGGAAGAAGATCAAATTCTACCCGCTGGGTGCCTCGCCGGATTCCACGGTCTTCGTGGATGTCCATGGCAAGGACTTCGACTCTACGATTCCCTATGACCTCCGCTTCTTCGAAGGCCTCGACCGCATGGTCCAGATTGAGCCGTGGCAGGAGCGGGACAGGCTGATGATCCCGATGCTGAAGTCGATCGGCATTGAGAAAGGGAAACCCTTTCACCCCGATGGAGCGATGAAGAAGATCCTAGGCGAGGCGATCAAGGATGCGCATGCGGAGATCACCGCGAGCTACGAGTCGAACTTCGCCGATGCCTTCTATCCAGGCACGCACTGGGCGGTGCCCGTGCCTCAGGACACGATCAAGGGGATGAACACCATGTTCGAGGATCCCGATGTCTATGCCATCGATGGCCGCGCGGTGATGTATTCCATCGCTTACTTCAGCCCGAAGCACCTAGGGCCCGCACAGTTCTATGTCCTCACGATCAAGGACGGCAAGGGCGGCGCCTTTGACGGCAAGGAGACCTACAAGCTCACCGTCCCCGCGGATGCACCGGCCAAGCAGTACTGGTCCGTCACCGCCTACGACGCGGAGACGCATGCGCTCATCAAGGGCATGCCCCGCGCCAGCCGGGCCTCGAATGTGAAGGAGCTGCAGAAGAACAGCGACGGCTCCACGGATCTCTACTTCGGCCCGCAAGCCCCGGAAGGCAAGGAATCGAACTGGGTGCCTACCGATCCGCAGCGCGGTTTCGAGCTGATGTTCCGCATCTACGGCCCGGATCCCGCCTTCTTCGAGAAGAAGTGGAAGCTCCCGGATGCGGTCAAAGTCGAGAACTAA
- a CDS encoding DUF1214 domain-containing protein has translation MILKHAILSLALIAQAPADPDPVPVTVDNFIRAESDSYMGGLIKDSGGIGKFVHRREPANIDKQTVIRLNRDTLYSSAVFDLDAGPVTITLPDAGKRFRSVQVINQDHYAPLVSYEAGDIVIDRELAGTRYAVVALRTLVDPADPEDIKQVHALQDAIKTSQKDPGSFEVPDWDSASRKKVREALLVLAATRSGFTKAFGKKGEVDPISHLLGTAAGWGGNPDKDATYLNFTPAKNDGKTAYTLVVKEVPVDAFWSISVYNKDGYFEKNAENAYSINDITAKKAEDGSVKVLFGGEPDGASNHIPITPGWNYTVRLYRPHEEILDGTWKFPEPQPVE, from the coding sequence ATGATCCTGAAACACGCCATCCTCAGCCTCGCCCTCATCGCGCAGGCCCCTGCCGATCCCGATCCCGTTCCCGTCACCGTCGATAACTTCATCCGCGCCGAGTCGGATAGCTACATGGGCGGCCTCATCAAGGACAGCGGCGGCATCGGCAAGTTCGTCCATCGCCGTGAGCCCGCGAATATCGACAAGCAAACTGTCATCCGCCTGAACCGCGATACCCTTTATTCATCCGCCGTCTTCGACTTGGATGCCGGACCCGTCACCATCACCCTGCCGGATGCGGGCAAGCGCTTCCGCTCCGTCCAAGTGATCAACCAGGATCACTACGCGCCGCTGGTGAGCTACGAAGCGGGGGACATCGTCATCGATCGAGAACTCGCGGGCACTCGCTACGCCGTTGTCGCACTCCGTACCCTTGTCGACCCCGCGGATCCGGAGGACATCAAGCAAGTCCACGCCCTCCAAGACGCGATCAAGACCAGCCAGAAGGATCCCGGCAGCTTCGAGGTCCCTGATTGGGATTCCGCCAGCCGCAAGAAGGTAAGGGAAGCCCTGCTCGTCCTTGCTGCGACCCGGAGCGGCTTCACCAAGGCCTTCGGCAAGAAAGGCGAGGTGGATCCCATCTCCCACTTGCTAGGCACCGCCGCAGGCTGGGGCGGGAATCCGGACAAGGACGCCACCTACCTCAATTTCACTCCCGCGAAAAACGACGGCAAGACCGCCTACACCCTCGTCGTGAAGGAAGTTCCCGTCGACGCCTTCTGGTCGATTAGCGTCTACAACAAGGATGGCTACTTCGAGAAGAACGCCGAGAACGCTTACTCGATCAACGACATCACCGCAAAGAAAGCGGAGGATGGCTCGGTGAAGGTCCTCTTCGGCGGCGAGCCGGACGGAGCCTCGAACCACATCCCCATCACCCCCGGCTGGAACTACACCGTTCGCCTCTATCGACCGCACGAGGAGATCCTCGATGGCACCTGGAAGTTCCCCGAACCGCAACCGGTCGAATGA